Part of the Sodalinema gerasimenkoae IPPAS B-353 genome is shown below.
CAACAACCCCGACGTTGAAGTGGAGATCAACCCCACCCCAGATAACAGTTTCGCCGTTGGGATGTTGGGCCAGTTGATGATTATCTTCCTGCTCATCGGCGGCTTGATGCTGATTATTCGTCGCTCCAGCCAGTCCGGTAATAACGCCCTCAGTTTCGGCAAATCCCGCGCTCGCTTCCACATGGAATCGAAAACCGGCGTGGTGTTTGACGATGTGGCCGGGATTGAGGAAGCCAAAGAAGAACTCCAAGAAGTGGTCACCTTCCTCAAACAACCTGAAAAATTCACCGCCATTGGTGCTCGCATTCCCCGAGGCCTGTTATTGGTGGGCGCTCCTGGAACCGGTAAAACCCTTCTGGCGCGGGCAATTTCGGGAGAAGCCGGTGTGCCATTCTTCAGTATTTCTGGATCTGAGTTTGTCGAGATGTTTGTCGGGGTTGGGGCATCACGAGTGCGAGATCTCTTCCGCAAAGCCAAAGAAAATGCCCCCTGTCTCATCTTCATCGATGAAATTGATGCCGTAGGCCGACAACGGGGAACAGGGATTGGCGGCGGAAATGATGAACGCGAGCAAACCCTCAACCAACTTCTCACGGAGATGGATGGCTTTGAAGGCAATAGTGGCGTAATTGTCATTGCTGCCACCAACCGCCCCGATGTTCTAGATGCCGCCCTCTTGCGGCCCGGACGCTTTGACCGTCAGGTGAGTGTCAGCTTACCGACCTATAACGGACGACTGGGGATTTTGGAAGTTCACGCCCGCAACAAGAAACTGGCCGATGACATTTCCCTGGAGAAAATCGCCCGTCGCACCCCCGGATTCTCTGGGGCGGATTTAGCGAACTTACTCAACGAAGCAGCGATTCTCACGGCCCGTCGTCGTAAGCAGGCCATTGGGGAATCAGAGGTTGAGGATGCCATCGATCGCATTACCATCGGTCTGAAGTTACAACCTCTCCTCGATAGCAAGAAAAAGCGCATCATTGCCTACCATGAGGTGGGTCATGCCATATTGATGACCCTGCTCAAGAACTCCGATCCCCTCAACAAAGTCACCATTGTGCCACGGTCGGGTGGTGTGGGCGGGTTTGCC
Proteins encoded:
- the ftsH gene encoding ATP-dependent zinc metalloprotease FtsH, which codes for MTRQRTFPRLRPSFTRSPRSDSSPKRPLTRVKAIAATWAILQALMASPVIAQAQNNGLSYSELLERVRSGQVERVELDPARQTAQVRLQGEDDLQEVQIFEDNPDLMTLLRNNPDVEVEINPTPDNSFAVGMLGQLMIIFLLIGGLMLIIRRSSQSGNNALSFGKSRARFHMESKTGVVFDDVAGIEEAKEELQEVVTFLKQPEKFTAIGARIPRGLLLVGAPGTGKTLLARAISGEAGVPFFSISGSEFVEMFVGVGASRVRDLFRKAKENAPCLIFIDEIDAVGRQRGTGIGGGNDEREQTLNQLLTEMDGFEGNSGVIVIAATNRPDVLDAALLRPGRFDRQVSVSLPTYNGRLGILEVHARNKKLADDISLEKIARRTPGFSGADLANLLNEAAILTARRRKQAIGESEVEDAIDRITIGLKLQPLLDSKKKRIIAYHEVGHAILMTLLKNSDPLNKVTIVPRSGGVGGFAQQTYSEDMVDSGLYTRAWLIDRIIITMGGRAAEQVVFGDAEVTIGAGNDLKVVSTLAREMVTLYGMSDLGPVALESPNNQVFLGRELMPSSDHSEEMATQIDRHVRSLAQRCYEEACRILQENRVLMDSLVELLIEREEIDGEEFRRIVAEHAELPETELATTVEPVASI